A stretch of the Chelonoidis abingdonii isolate Lonesome George chromosome 11, CheloAbing_2.0, whole genome shotgun sequence genome encodes the following:
- the SRRT gene encoding LOW QUALITY PROTEIN: serrate RNA effector molecule homolog (The sequence of the model RefSeq protein was modified relative to this genomic sequence to represent the inferred CDS: inserted 3 bases in 2 codons; substituted 1 base at 1 genomic stop codon), with protein sequence MYPLEDLGQTPASPKAILTSHLSSPPRPPRDEHSTDPYHSGYEMPYSGATAGPTYGPPQPWAHPDMHVMQQHHLLPIQARLGNIAEVDVGMAPPVMKSFKEFLLSLDDSVDETEAVKRYNDYKLDFRRQQMQDFFLAHKDEEWFRSKYHPDEAGRRKQEAHGALQNRLRVFLYLMDNGWFENLQLDIDKATAIVKMLDAAVIKMEGGTENDLKILDQEEEEERQDKAEAGKKDEARLSDAERKGSDKEDKKEEGKQADSDEPVEEKAKKSEEEEEEKPEKEEEAEKEAKKASKKRKRKRSGDDSYDEGSVSESESESESGRAEGKEEEKPKEEKAAKEEEEEAAAATKRGVQTRPLXKTCSLFMRNIAPHLPGEIVALCKRYPXFMRVALSTPSREEXFSAGAGDFQRSVNIKEICGAADNPGKLRECELSPGVNRDLTRRVRNINGITQHKQIVRNDIKLAAKLIHTLDDRTQLWGAGEPREAPQVSSLPSQNPILKNITDYLIEEVSAEEEELLGKTGEAADEPPKEGNPAEINVERDEKLIKVSGAGACPLLTELEEVLVALPMLSCRWVERKRWERADHSSNAEEAGIQEGLHCLTPGLPYPHQTPQGLMPYGQPRPPIMGYGGGPPYPHAPYTAGRGNYDTFRGQGGYLNKPRNRMVRGDPRAIVEYRDLDAPEDVDFF encoded by the exons atgtaccccctggaagacctcggC CAGACCCCAGCCTCACCCAAAGCGATTTTGACCTCTCACCtatcttcccccccccgcccccccagggaTGAACACAGCACTGACCCCTACCACAGCGGGTATGAGATGCCCTACAGCGGGGCGACCGCCGGCCCTACCTAcgggcccccccagccctgggcgcATCCCGATATGCACGTCATGCAGCAGCACCATCTCCTGCCCATCCAAGCCAG ACTGGGCAACATCGCGGAGGTGGACGTGGGCATGGCCCCGCCTGTCATGAAGAGCTTCAAGGAGTTCCTGCTGTCCCTGGACGACTCGGTGGACGAGACAGAGGCCGTCAAGCGTTACAACGACTACAAGCTGGATTTCCGGCGCCAGCAGATGCAGGATTTCTTCCTGGCGCACAAGGACGAGGAGTG GTTTCGCTCCAAGTACCACCCGGACGAAgcggggaggaggaagcaggaggctcACGGCGCCCTGCAGAACCGGCTCCGAGTCTTTCTCTACCTCATGGACAATGGCTGGTTCGAGAACTTGCAGCTGGATATCGACAAGGCCACCGCGATCGTGAAGATGCTGGACGCTG ccgtTATCAAGATGGAGGGGGGCACAGAGAATGACCTGAAGATCCTGgatcaggaggaagaggaggagaggcaggacaaggCCGAGGCGGGGAAGAAGGACGAGGCCCGGCTGTCCGACGCCGAGCGCAAGGGCTCGGACAAAGAGGACAAGAAAGAGGAAGGCAAACAG GCTGACAGCGACGAGCCGGTGGAGGAGAAAGCCAAGAAGtccgaggaggaggaagaggagaagccggagaaggaggaagaagcagagaaagaGGCCAAAAAG GCCAGCAAGAAGCGCAAGCGGAAGCGCAGCGGGGACGACAGCTACGACGAGGGGAGCGTCTCCGAGTCCGAAAGCGAGTCCGAGAGCGGCCGGGCCGAGGGCAAGGAGG AGGAGAAGCCCAAGGAGGAGAAGGCGgcgaaggaggaagaggaagaggcgGCGGCAGCGACGAAGCGGGGAGTGCAAACGCGCCCCCT CAAGACCTGCTCCCTCTTCATGCGCAACATCGCCCCACATCTCCCAGGCGAGATCGTGGCG ctctgcaagCGCTACC GGTTCATGCGTGTGGCCCTGTCGACCCCCAGCCGAGAGGAGTAG TTTTCCGCAGGGGCTGGTGACTTTCAACGGAGCGTGAACATCAAGGAGATTTGTGGAGCTGCAGACAATCCGGGTAAG ctgcgGGAGTGCGAGCTGAGCCCTGGCGTGAACCGCGACCTGACCCGCCGCGTGCGCAACATCAACGGGATCACGCAGCACAAGCAGATCGTCCGCAACGACATCAAGCTGGCGGCCAAGCTCATCCACACCCTGGACGACCGCACCCAGCTGTGGGGGGCGGGAGAGCCCCGCGAGGCCCCCCAGGTCTCG agcctGCCCTCCCAGAACCCCATCCTGAAAAACATCACGGACTATCTGATCGAGGAGGTGAGCGccgaggaggaggagctgctgggcaAGACCGGGGAGGCGGCCGACGAGCCCCCCAAGGAGGGGAACCCGGCCGAGATCAACGTGGAGAGGGACGAGAAGCTCATcaaggtgagtggggcaggggcctgtcccctc TTAACTGAGCTGGAAGAAGTTCTAGTAGCCTTACCGATGCTCTCCTGTCGATGGGTAGAGCGGAAGAGATGGGAAAGGGCAGATCACTCATCGAACGCCGAAGAAGCGGGTATTCAAGAGGGTCTCCACT GTCTCACCCCTGGGCTGCCCTACCCGCACCAGACACCTCAGGGGCTAATGCCATACGGACAGCCCCGCCCGCCTATTATGGGATACGGTG GTGGCCCCCCCTACCCTCATGCCCCCTACACCGCCGGCCGCGGTAACTACGACACCTTCCGGGGCCAGGGCGGCTACCTCAACAAACCGCGCAACAG gATGGTCCGGGGCGACCCCCGCGCGATCGTTGAGTACAGAGACCTGGATGCCCCTGAAGACGTGGATTTCTTCTGA